The window AGAGGTCCCTTCCGAGGTAGTCGGTACCCATGGTTCCGTAGCTCCTTCCAAGGAAGGTGATCTTTATGTCATCGATGATGACCTTGTTCTGGTCGGGGGCAGGGTTGTCGATCTTGAGGACGAGTTTGTAGTCGCCCCAGAGCGGCTCGGGGTTGTTTACAACATCCTCCGCTTTCATTCCAGGCTCAACCTTGGCAAAGGCCGCGGACACGAGGGTGTTGATGTTCATGATGACTATCGGGTCCATCTGCGCCTGAAGCGGATCGAGCTCCTTGCCCTCGGTAACGTTGACGAGCCACACGTAGATGTTGGCGGAGATTGCCGCGTCCCTACCGACGGCTATGGTGGTGGAACTCGTGAGGGGCTTGTTGTTCACGAGGGGAACGGTCTTTCCATCGGGCCTCTCAAGGTACAGGCTGTATGTAGGAGCCTCGGACGGGGTGTTCAGGGTCACGTTTATGTTCCTTATGATGATTCCCTGAGGACCGAGGTAGTAGCCCTTCGAAAAGCTGTAAGGGGCCTCAATCAGGATTTCGGTGTTGCTCGGGTGGGTGATCGAGAGCTCATCGCTGTAGTAAGCTACCTGGGGAACGAGCTTCTGGGAGGTGAACATATTGTACCAGGTCGGCGGAACGTTCTTGGGGTTGTCCTCCCAGTAAGCGGAGCTCCTCCACTTATCAGGGAGGTCCGGTATTGTTGTATACGGGGCTGTAAGCGCGACGAGGACAAGGAGGATGAGGAGAAGGACGCCGGCTATACCGGTCTTCTCCCTCTTAAACTCTTCAAGGAATTCCTTAAATCCTTCTTTGACGTCGACCCATCTCATCGTGAATCACCTCACATCTTGGCGGAAGCACCGACCTTGACACGCGGGTCGAGGAATCCGTAGACCATGTCGGCGAGGACGACTCCCGCAAGGTAGAGCACCGTGAAGAAGTACGTCAGACCTATGAGGAGGTTGGTTTCGTTCTGCTGGAGGGCGACCCAGTAGAGCCTGCCCATTCCCGGGTAGTTGAAGACGAGCTCACTGATGATGGCACCGCCGAGCGAACCGAGGAGGGCGAAGATGATCATGGTAACTATCGGCGGGGCGGCGGCGCGGAGGGCGTGGCCGTAGATGATCTTGTGCTCAGGGACACCCTTGGCCCTAGCCGCCATGATGAAGTCCTCCTGGAGGGTGCCTATCATGATGTTCCTGGTCGTCCAGGCCCAGCCGCCGAAGACAACGAAGACGTAGGTTAAGACCGGAAGGGCGAGCTTGTAGATAACGTCCTTAACGTGCTCCCAGCCGGTGAGCTGCGGGTCAAACATCGAGCTGAGCGGGAACCAGCCGAGCTTGAAGGCGAAGATCAGAAGGAACATCATTCCGGTCCACCACATCGGCAGACTGTAGGTAATAAGGGCGAATATGGAGAGACCCCTGTCGAAGGCGCTACCGGCGTGCCTGGCGGCTCTGACTCCAAGGAAGATACCCAGGATGATAACTATTATCGTCGCGGTCGTGAAGAGCAGGATGCTCCTCGGAACGGCAACCTTGATGATGTCGGAGACGTTGTTGGTTCCAAAGATGGGCGTGGTGGTGGTTCCAAAATCAAGCCTCAGCGTACGTATGGCCTTGTTGTAGACCTTCTGCCAGTACGGGAGGTTGAGCTCGTACTTTTCCCTGAGGAACTGTTCATGCTCGGCCTTCGCCTTCTCATAGGCGTCCTGACCCTGTGTTCTCAGGATATTCTGACCTGTGGTCCTGTCCCATTGCATCATTTCATCGTTCATCTTTGCCAGGTTGCTCTGTTCCGCAACCTTAACAAAGAGTGCCGAGATAATAAATGTCACAATCAGCAGAACAAGGATGGCGTTCAGAATTCTAAACACCAGGTACTTTAGATACCCCATTTTTTCACCCCCACGTAGGTTGCTCGTGTTTAATGTATCTTTTTCAACATTGTAAAACTGACTTTATATATCTTACTGCATAGATGTGCACATTTTCATAGAAGTACACTATGGAACCTGGAAAGAACCATCAAAAACGCGGGTAAAATTCAAAAAATAGGGGAAAGAACGAAACTACTTCACTTCTTCTTGGTGAAGTACCAGGCGGCCGCGGCGATGACGATTATCACCAGGCCAACGACGACGTAGGTGGTGTTGCCGCCTCCGCTTGGAGTCTCGGTCGATGTGGTCTCGGTCGGTGAGCTGGTGGTGGTCGGACCGGTCTCGGTGGTGGTCGTGGTGCTGGTTATGTCGTCCCAGGTGAGGCCGGAGACCTTAAGGATGACCTTGGCGAGATCATCGACGTGCTGCTTGGTGAGGAGGTCGAGCTGGAGGAGTCCCTCACCGCTGCTGCTGAAGGAGTACTTGCTGCTGGCGTCGTAGGCGTCGCCGTTGGCGACGAGCTCACCCATGGCCCAGTACATCTCCCACGGCATGCTCGGGTAGAGGATGTAGTTGCCAGCGGTGACGTCGTCGGCGAACGGGTGGACGTAGTTGCCGTAGACAACGTAGCCGCTGTCGGTGAACTGGAAGCCGAGGAAGGTCTGGTAGGTGGCGGCGGTGTCACTCAGGGCGCTGTCGTAGTACGGGTCGTCCGGGGTGTCCTTGTAAGCCCAGGTGTAGTAGAAGGCGATGTAGTTCTTGATGTCATCAACGGTCATCTTAACGCCGTTCTGCCACTCACCCATGTCACAGGTGACGGTGACCTTGACCTTAGCGGTCTCGCCGGCGTGGGCGGCAATCCAGCCCTGGGTCTGGTTGTAGATAACCGCGTCGTCCGGAACGGTGAACTCGCCCCTCTCGAGGGTCCACTTGCACCTGTACGGAACGTAGATACCGTCGAAGTTGATCTCGCCACCCCTATCGCGGATAAGGTTCCAGAGCCTGGTGCTGTAAACGTCGGTGATACCGC of the Thermococcus celericrescens genome contains:
- a CDS encoding ABC transporter permease, with translation MRWVDVKEGFKEFLEEFKREKTGIAGVLLLILLVLVALTAPYTTIPDLPDKWRSSAYWEDNPKNVPPTWYNMFTSQKLVPQVAYYSDELSITHPSNTEILIEAPYSFSKGYYLGPQGIIIRNINVTLNTPSEAPTYSLYLERPDGKTVPLVNNKPLTSSTTIAVGRDAAISANIYVWLVNVTEGKELDPLQAQMDPIVIMNINTLVSAAFAKVEPGMKAEDVVNNPEPLWGDYKLVLKIDNPAPDQNKVIIDDIKITFLGRSYGTMGTDYLGRDLWAGIIWGSRVSLVIGILVSVLSTLIGLVYGVTSAYLGGNADEFMMRINEIFASIPSLPILILIGATVGHVTLMFIVLLLVIFGWMGIARIARSMALQIKEQTYIEAARALGAGNGRIIFKHILPQLLPYAFAVIALSVPGAVIAEASLSFLGIGDPTAVTWGQILNAAQAQAATTKGYWWWVLPPGLGIAVVGLTFVLIGTALDKILNPRLRKL
- a CDS encoding ABC transporter permease, with amino-acid sequence MGYLKYLVFRILNAILVLLIVTFIISALFVKVAEQSNLAKMNDEMMQWDRTTGQNILRTQGQDAYEKAKAEHEQFLREKYELNLPYWQKVYNKAIRTLRLDFGTTTTPIFGTNNVSDIIKVAVPRSILLFTTATIIVIILGIFLGVRAARHAGSAFDRGLSIFALITYSLPMWWTGMMFLLIFAFKLGWFPLSSMFDPQLTGWEHVKDVIYKLALPVLTYVFVVFGGWAWTTRNIMIGTLQEDFIMAARAKGVPEHKIIYGHALRAAAPPIVTMIIFALLGSLGGAIISELVFNYPGMGRLYWVALQQNETNLLIGLTYFFTVLYLAGVVLADMVYGFLDPRVKVGASAKM